The [Bacillus] selenitireducens MLS10 genome includes a region encoding these proteins:
- a CDS encoding aminotransferase class V-fold PLP-dependent enzyme, which translates to MIYFDHAASSFPKPESVVTAVTKALTDYGANPGRGGHGLSRQAGEVIDQARTALRDMFDAPSKERVVFSMNATQGLNQILQGFLFEKGDHLIMTVFEHNSVSRPVEKLKKEKGVDVSVIAPKEGENWRDLIEEAMNERTRLVMVTHGSNVTGEILPIREIGELLRDSDAAFAVDASQTAGILPISMKEDHIDFLAFPGHKGLLGPQGTGVMIAGDGMKLTPLILGGTGTESELKSQPEEWPHAMESGTMNTPGIAGLLKGIEAVDEQGYERISSHEEGLAKYLVSELKEVPGLEAVEPLNGYKRLGVVSIKTSPLNSHELAMILDDHYNIAVRAGLHCSPLVHEYLNTSEHGLLRVSFGLYNTMEEIDDFIRALQEIMEHMLE; encoded by the coding sequence ATGATCTATTTTGATCATGCAGCGTCGAGTTTTCCAAAACCTGAATCCGTCGTCACCGCGGTAACGAAAGCTCTTACGGACTACGGTGCGAATCCTGGAAGGGGTGGCCACGGGCTATCAAGACAAGCGGGTGAAGTCATCGATCAGGCACGAACAGCTTTACGGGATATGTTTGATGCGCCTTCCAAAGAACGGGTCGTTTTCTCCATGAATGCCACACAGGGATTAAATCAAATCCTTCAGGGGTTCTTGTTTGAAAAGGGGGATCATTTGATCATGACGGTGTTTGAACATAATTCCGTCAGCAGACCCGTAGAGAAACTGAAAAAAGAGAAGGGCGTTGATGTGTCGGTCATCGCACCGAAAGAAGGCGAGAATTGGCGGGACCTGATCGAAGAAGCAATGAATGAGAGGACCAGACTCGTGATGGTGACCCACGGATCGAATGTAACCGGTGAAATTCTTCCGATCCGGGAAATTGGGGAATTACTTAGGGACAGTGACGCTGCGTTTGCAGTGGATGCGTCTCAAACAGCCGGTATCCTTCCGATTTCCATGAAAGAGGATCATATTGACTTCCTCGCATTCCCGGGGCATAAAGGACTTTTGGGACCTCAGGGAACAGGCGTGATGATTGCAGGGGATGGTATGAAGCTGACCCCTCTTATCCTGGGAGGCACAGGAACAGAATCGGAACTGAAAAGTCAACCGGAAGAATGGCCACATGCGATGGAGAGTGGCACGATGAATACACCGGGCATCGCCGGACTGTTAAAAGGGATTGAAGCCGTGGATGAACAGGGCTATGAACGAATTTCGAGTCATGAAGAAGGTTTGGCGAAATATTTGGTATCTGAACTGAAAGAAGTACCGGGTCTTGAAGCTGTTGAACCATTGAATGGCTATAAGCGACTTGGCGTTGTATCGATCAAAACTTCACCGTTAAACAGTCATGAACTCGCCATGATTCTTGATGACCATTACAATATTGCTGTAAGAGCTGGCTTGCACTGTTCACCGCTCGTGCATGAATATTTGAATACATCAGAACACGGTCTTCTGAGAGTCAGTTTTGGTTTATATAATACAATGGAAGAAATCGATGACTTTATTAGAGCACTGCAAGAAATAATGGAGCACATGCTGGAATAG